From Anopheles arabiensis isolate DONGOLA chromosome 3, AaraD3, whole genome shotgun sequence, a single genomic window includes:
- the LOC120901498 gene encoding ubiquitin carboxyl-terminal hydrolase 7: protein MDFDKTVEAMDTQDDNEIDPPNIQNLTNAVAAAPPAPTSEAVVAAVAAAAVAAANGASADGGGEAMALDDQDFLNDEVRSEATFSYVITKFSRLTESILSPPVYVRNLPWKILAMPRNNDNSVSPAKGLGFFLQCNGESTSNNWNCSASAELRLLKADRSAEPFIRRIRHTFCMQENDWGFSSFMNWQEILDPANGFIENDTITLEVYVNAEPPRGIFWDSKKHTGYVGLKNQGATCYMNSLLQTLYFTNQLRKAVYKMPTEADDDCKSVALALQRVFHDLQTQNKPVGTKKLTKSFGWDALDSFMQHDVQEFLRVLLDKLENKMKGTSLEGTIPKLFEGKMISYIKCQNIDYTSRRTETFYDIQLNIKGKKNIQESFKDYIATEILDDDNKYDAGEHGLQKAEKGILFMKFPPVLHLHLMRFQYDPISDNSVKFNDRFEFDEKINLDPFLESHEETPATYILHAVLVHSGDNHGGHYVVYINPKNDGKWCKFDDDVVCRCSRNEAIEQNYGGHDNELNMRHSSNAYMLVYVRESVVHQVLEEVKESDIPEELLERLNEQRRIQQVRRTERTEASNFVNLNILLADYMEVHQKSDLFDATTAAYRTLKVRKTTDLASVVQQVGRAFKVDQYRLWEVKKPANQKPHKFEYIDPASTETCAKYASPETKHSCTIFLELPLPGRTELEPAKITFEDTLLFFKFYDPVEKRLNYCGHGLYKPSTTVAELVRGLNKRAYFEPDTELQLYEVVDINKAQKITDQFQTLQTALSFLCHGTIVVFEKLHPPQDNLEFPTCEAYFKDLFCRMEVIFLDTLIPNDTGFTLDLSSESTYDQIAKAVGRRINVNPYEIQFFKSKNYSDLPGQPLSHSYAGSLREVLQYSKTKTIRKLFYQKLSININELENKKQFRCLYLMPNLKEEKELILYPNKNGTVRDLLEEARKVIEFAEASTKQLRISELSKNRLSPGPADDTPLDQLHDYTENPFVQKSSIGNQTMYRIEEVAEDEVALGEHEMLVPVLHFTKDISSVFGIPFFIRTVQDETFASLKERMKKKLGVSDKEWEKYRLAIITEHIDYIDDEMIQIKLETFRGDPSDPHSRTFLGLEHINKNTKRSRFNYMEKAIKIYN from the coding sequence ATGGATTTTGACAAAACCGTGGAAGCGATGGACACGCAAGACGACAATGAAATCGATCCGCCCAACATTCAGAACCTCACGAACGCGGTCGccgcagcaccaccagccCCGACGTCAGAGGCCGTCGTCGCCGCAGTGGCGGCagccgccgtcgccgccgccaaCGGTGCGAGCGCGGACGGGGGCGGGGAAGCGATGGCGCTGGACGATCAGGACTTCCTGAACGACGAGGTGCGGTCGGAGGCCACGTTCAGCTATGTGATAACGAAGTTCAGCCGGCTGACCGAGTCGATACTGTCGCCGCCGGTGTACGTGCGCAACCTGCCGTGGAAGATACTGGCGATGCCGCGCAACAACGACAACTCGGTGTCGCCCGCCAAGGGGCTCGGCTTCTTCCTGCAGTGCAACGGCGagagcaccagcaacaactgGAACTGCTCCGCGTCGGCCGAGCTGCGGCTGCTGAAGGCGGACCGGAGCGCGGAACCGTTCATCCGCCGGATCCGGCACACGTTCTGCATGCAGGAGAACGACTGGGGCTTCTCGTCGTTCATGAACTGGCAGGAGATACTGGACCCGGCGAACGGGTTCATCGAGAACGACACGATCACGCTGGAGGTGTACGTGAACGCGGAGCCGCCGCGCGGCATCTTCTGGGACTCGAAAAAGCACACCGGGTACGTGGGGCTGAAGAACCAGGGCGCCACCTGCTACATGAACTCGCTGCTGCAGACGCTCTACTTCACCAACCAGCTGAGGAAGGCGGTGTACAAGATGCCGACCGAGGCGGACGACGACTGCAAGTCGGTGGCGCTCGCGCTGCAGCGCGTCTTCCACGACCTGCAGACGCAGAACAAACCGGTCGGCACGAAGAAGCTGACCAAGAGCTTCGGCTGGGACGCGCTCGACTCGTTCATGCAGCACGACGTGCAGGAGTTTCTGCGCGTGCTGCTGGACAAGCTGGAGAACAAGATGAAGGGCACCAGCCTGGAGGGCACGATCCCGAAGCTGTTCGAGGGCAAGATGATCTCGTACATCAAGTGCCAGAACATCGACTACACGAGCCGGCGCACGGAAACGTTCTACGACATCCAGCTGAACATcaaggggaagaaaaacatcCAGGAATCGTTCAAGGACTACATCGCGACGGAGATCCTGGACGACGACAACAAGTACGATGCGGGCGAGCACGGCCTGCAGAAGGCGGAGAAGGGCATCCTGTTCATGAAGTTCCCGCCCGTGCTGCACCTGCACCTGATGCGCTTCCAGTACGATCCGATCTCGGACAATTCGGTCAAGTTTAACGATCGCTTCGAGTTCGACGAGAAGATCAACCTGGACCCGTTCCTGGAGTCGCACGAGGAGACGCCGGCCACGTACATACTGCACGCGGTGCTGGTCCACTCCGGCGACAACCACGGCGGCCACTACGTGGTCTACATCAACCCGAAGAACGACGGCAAGTGGTGCAAGTTCGACGACGATGTGGTGTGCCGGTGCAGCCGCAATGAGGCGATCGAGCAGAACTACGGCGGGCACGACAACGAGCTGAACATGCGCCACAGCAGCAACGCGTACATGCTGGTGTACGTGCGCGAATCGGTCGTGCACCAGGTGCTGGAGGAGGTGAAGGAGAGCGACATCCCGGAGGAGCTGCTCGAGCGGCTGAACGAGCAGCGGCGCATCCAGCAGGTGCGGCGCACGGAGCGCACCGAGGCGTCCAACTTCGTCAACCTGAACATCCTGCTCGCCGACTACATGGAGGTGCACCAGAAGTCGGACCTGTTCGACGCGACGACGGCCGCGTACCGCACGCTCAAGGTGCGCAAGACGACCGACCTTGCCTCGGTGGTGCAGCAGGTCGGGCGCGCGTTCAAGGTCGACCAGTACCGGCTGTGGGAGGTGAAGAAGCCCGCCAACCAGAAGCCGCACAAGTTCGAGTACATCGATCCGGCGTCGACGGAGACGTGCGCCAAGTACGCGTCGCCCGAGACGAAGCACTCGTGCACGATCTTCCTCGAGCTGCCGCTGCCGGGCCGGACCGAGCTCGAGCCGGCCAAAATCACGTTCGAGGACACGCTGCTGTTCTTCAAGTTCTACGATCCGGTGGAGAAGCGGCTGAACTACTGCGGCCACGGTCTGTACAAACCGTCGACGACGGTCGCCGAGCTGGTGCGCGGGCTGAACAAGCGCGCCTACTTCGAGCCGGACACCGAGCTGCAGCTGTACGAGGTGGTGGACATTAACAAGGCGCAGAAAATCACGGACCAGTTCCAGACGCTGCAGACCGCCCTGTCCTTCCTCTGCCACGGCACGATCGTGGTGTTCGAGAAGCTGCACCCGCCGCAGGACAATCTCGAGTTTCCGACGTGCGAGGCGTACTTCAAGGATCTGTTCTGCCGCATGGAGGTCATCTTTCTCGACACGCTCATCCCGAACGATACCGGCTTCACGCTCGACCTGTCGTCCGAGTCGACGTACGACCAGATCGCGAAGGCGGTCGGCCGCCGCATCAACGTCAACCCGTACGAGATACAGTTCTTCAAGAGCAAAAACTACAGCGACCTGCCCGGGCAGCCGCTGTCGCACAGCTACGCCGGCTCGCTGCGGGAGGTGCTGCAGTACAGCAAGACGAAAACGATCCGCAAGCTGTTCTACCAGAAGCTCTCGATCAACATCAACGAGCTGGAGAACAAGAAGCAGTTCCGCTGCCTCTACCTGATGCCGAACctgaaggaggagaaggagctgaTCCTCTACCCGAACAAGAACGGTACCGTGCGCGACCTGCTCGAGGAGGCCCGGAAGGTGATCGAGTTCGCGGAGGCGAGCACGAAGCAGCTGCGGATTTCCGAGCTGTCGAAGAACCGGCTGTCGCCCGGGCCGGCCGACGATACGCCGCTCGACCAGCTGCACGACTACACCGAGAACCCGTTCGTGCAGAAGTCGAGCATCGGCAACCAGACGATGTACCGCATCGAGGAGGTGGCCGAGGACGAGGTGGCGCTCGGCGAGCACGAGATGCTCGTGCCGGTGCTGCACTTCACCAAGGACATCTCGAGCGTGTTCGGCATACCGTTCTTCATACGCACCGTGCAGGACGAAACGTTCGCCTCGCTGAAGGAGCGCATGAAGAAGAAGCTGGGCGTGTCGGACAAGGAGTGGGAGAAGTACCGGCTAGCGATCATCACCGAGCACATCGACTACATCGACGACGAGATGATACAGATCAAGCTGGAAACGTTCCGGGGCGATCCGAGCGACCCGCACTCCCGGACCTTCCTCGGGCTGGAgcacatcaacaaaaacaccaaacgCAGCAGGTTCAACTACATGGAAAAGGCGATCAAGATTTACAACTAG